One Syntrophobacterales bacterium genomic window carries:
- the thiM gene encoding hydroxyethylthiazole kinase: MNMDANQLSRKTVEILREIRKRQPLVHHITNFVVMNSTANVTLAVGASPIMAHAHEEMEAVSGFSSTLNLNIGTLTRHWIDSMIMAGKAAGAAGTPIILDPVGSGATPLRTRAALKILEEVPVSIVRGNASEIMSLFAGTEDIKIRGVDSLEMVDSVRAGAHRLAAKLRKVVAVTGEIDFVSNGDMALEVLNGHPMFGRVTGTGCAATAVISCFAAVEPDPLVAAAAALGYYGLAGEEAARMSNGPGSFQVALYDALYNLSEDVMIEKLRIRPVCE, from the coding sequence ATGAATATGGATGCAAATCAATTATCGAGAAAAACGGTTGAAATTCTGCGCGAGATCAGAAAACGGCAACCATTGGTTCACCATATAACCAATTTCGTGGTGATGAACAGTACCGCCAATGTGACCCTTGCAGTGGGCGCTTCCCCTATCATGGCCCACGCCCATGAAGAGATGGAGGCCGTGTCCGGTTTCAGCAGCACCCTCAACCTAAATATCGGGACGCTGACCCGCCATTGGATTGATTCCATGATTATGGCCGGAAAAGCAGCCGGTGCGGCGGGGACGCCAATCATTCTGGACCCTGTCGGTTCCGGCGCCACACCTCTCCGTACCAGGGCAGCGTTAAAGATTCTGGAAGAAGTACCTGTCTCCATTGTGAGGGGAAACGCTTCGGAGATCATGTCCCTCTTTGCGGGCACGGAAGACATAAAGATCCGCGGCGTCGATTCCCTTGAGATGGTAGACAGCGTACGGGCCGGGGCTCACAGGCTGGCAGCCAAGCTGAGAAAGGTGGTCGCCGTTACCGGAGAAATAGATTTCGTCAGTAATGGCGACATGGCACTGGAAGTGTTGAACGGACATCCCATGTTCGGCCGAGTCACCGGCACAGGCTGCGCAGCCACAGCAGTGATCTCATGTTTCGCGGCAGTTGAGCCTGACCCACTGGTCGCTGCGGCCGCGGCTCTTGGATATTACGGACTCGCAGGAGAGGAAGCGGCCCGTATGTCGAACGGGCCCGGAAGTTTTCAGGTGGCTTTGTACGACGCCCTCTATAACCTTTCGGAAGATGTAATGATCGAAAAACTCCGAATAAGACCTGTGTGCGAATGA
- the nifS gene encoding cysteine desulfurase NifS, whose amino-acid sequence MKAVYLDNNATTMVAPEVLDEMMPYFSKIYGNPSSMHSFGGQAARKLSEARMKVAALIGAEIDEIVFTSCGTESDNTAILSALAVNPEKRHVVTSRVEHPAVKVLCEHLRDKGYRVTELAVDTEGNLDMDEYEKSLTPDTAAVSLMWANNETGVIFPLELAARLAREKGIVFHTDAVQAVGKIPINMKENAISMLSFSGHKLHAPKGIGVLYVRRGTRYSPFMIGGHQEKGRRGGTENTPNIIGLGKACELAALKIEEESTRVRQLRDKLESKLITSIPNVKVNGGKAERLPNTTNISFEFVEGESILLLMDQFGICASSGSACTSGSLQPSHVLRAMGVPYTMAHGSVRFSLSSYNTDEDIDLVIEKLPSIIERLRSMSPYWTEGCVCTN is encoded by the coding sequence ATGAAAGCAGTATATCTTGACAACAACGCCACTACCATGGTCGCCCCAGAGGTCCTTGATGAGATGATGCCCTATTTCAGCAAAATCTATGGAAATCCGTCAAGTATGCACAGCTTTGGGGGGCAGGCGGCAAGAAAACTGAGTGAGGCGCGGATGAAAGTGGCAGCCCTGATTGGGGCGGAGATTGATGAGATTGTCTTTACCAGCTGTGGAACAGAAAGCGACAACACCGCTATTCTATCTGCGCTGGCAGTCAATCCCGAGAAGCGCCATGTGGTGACAAGCAGAGTGGAACACCCGGCCGTAAAAGTCCTCTGCGAGCATTTGAGGGATAAGGGGTATCGGGTAACTGAACTTGCCGTTGACACAGAAGGAAACCTTGATATGGATGAGTACGAAAAAAGCCTCACTCCGGACACGGCGGCAGTAAGTCTCATGTGGGCCAATAATGAGACCGGGGTCATCTTCCCCCTCGAACTGGCAGCCCGCCTCGCACGGGAAAAAGGCATCGTTTTCCATACCGACGCCGTCCAGGCCGTGGGCAAAATACCCATCAACATGAAAGAGAACGCCATCTCCATGCTCTCCTTTTCCGGCCATAAACTTCATGCCCCGAAAGGAATCGGCGTCCTTTATGTCCGCCGGGGGACAAGATACTCACCATTCATGATAGGCGGCCACCAGGAAAAGGGACGGAGAGGCGGCACCGAAAATACGCCGAATATAATCGGCCTCGGAAAAGCATGCGAGCTTGCGGCCCTGAAGATTGAAGAAGAGAGCACGAGGGTAAGACAGCTCCGCGACAAACTTGAAAGCAAACTCATCACCAGCATCCCCAATGTTAAGGTTAACGGAGGGAAGGCGGAGCGGCTCCCCAACACGACGAATATCAGTTTCGAGTTTGTCGAGGGAGAAAGCATCCTTCTCTTGATGGATCAGTTCGGCATCTGCGCATCATCTGGGTCCGCGTGTACTTCTGGATCGCTGCAGCCCTCCCATGTGCTGCGCGCCATGGGTGTACCATACACGATGGCGCATGGGTCGGTTAGGTTCAGTCTCAGCAGTTACAACACCGACGAGGATATCGACCTAGTAATAGAAAAGCTTCCCTCAATTATTGAAAGGCTGAGGAGCATGTCCCCCTATTGGACCGAGGGCTGCGTCTGTACGAATTAG